From the Nitrososphaerota archaeon genome, the window AAGATGCTGTGAAATATTTCAATAAGGGCGATAAGGAAAGAATATTTATACGAACAAAAGCTGTTATTGGAAGAAAGGTTCAGCAATGCCATCCACAAAAGAGCATTCACATAGTTAATAGGATTTTAGATGCTTTTAAAAATGGCAAAAAAGATGTGGCAGAATTTTGGATTCAAAAAGATGGAAGAATGGTTCACATTCGATATTTTCCAGTAAGAGATAAAAATGGAGAGTATTTAGGTACTATAGAAGTAACTCAAGATATTACTAACATAAAGAAAATAGAGGGAGAAAAAAGACTTTTAGATTGGAAGGACTAATTTTATATAATTTATTTATATAATTTATTAATCATTAAGTGAAAATATAAAATGGTTAGAAATATAAATTCAGCTGATAAAATAGTTTTATTTGTATGCGTAGAAAATAGTTTTAGAAGCCAAATAGCTGAAGCTTATTTTAATAAATTTGCACCTAAAGGTTGGAAAGCTATTAGTGCTGGCATTAAACCTGCGACTAATATTCATCCTAATGCTATTCTTCTTATGAAAGAAGAAGGTATAGACATAAGCAATAAAAAGCCTAAACTTTTAACAAAAGAAATTCAAGAAATAGCTGAAATAGCAATAATAGTGTGTAGTGGTAACAAATGTCCTTTAGTTTATGCCAAGAAAGTTGAAGATTGGGATATACCCGACCCAGCAAAAATGCCTATAAATGAAGCAAGAAAAATTAGAGATATCATAAAAGCTAAAGTGCTTGAGCTTATAAAAAAACAGCTCCAATAACTGTTCTTATAAACAAATCATTCTTGGCTTATATATCTATTTTAGACTTAAATCCAGTGGAATATTCTTAACAATAGGTTTAACAAATATTATCCTTAGTTTAATTTATAAATTACTATTACCCTTTAAATCTAAGAAAATAATTTGGGACTGTTGCATTAAAAGATAGATACTTCCCTCACAAATGTGCTCAAGTAGATTATCAACTGGTTTTTTGATAAGTTTTATTTTATTATTGTATTTTAATTAAATTTTCTAATATTTTTCATAATGTATAAAATCTTTTAATGGTTTTCTATTGCTTTTTCCAATTGATGCCGGATACCCTATTGGAAGGACTGTTAGTAGATTTTTTTCTTTTGGTATATTTAATATTTGTTTAACTTTTTCTCTATCCATTGTTCCTATCCAACATGTTCCAAGCCCTAATGCCCAAGCTGCTAATTGGATATTTTGTGTTGCAAGTGCTCCATCTATTTCATGCCATCTTGATTT encodes:
- a CDS encoding PAS domain-containing protein; the encoded protein is DAVKYFNKGDKERIFIRTKAVIGRKVQQCHPQKSIHIVNRILDAFKNGKKDVAEFWIQKDGRMVHIRYFPVRDKNGEYLGTIEVTQDITNIKKIEGEKRLLDWKD
- a CDS encoding arsenate reductase ArsC, with translation MVRNINSADKIVLFVCVENSFRSQIAEAYFNKFAPKGWKAISAGIKPATNIHPNAILLMKEEGIDISNKKPKLLTKEIQEIAEIAIIVCSGNKCPLVYAKKVEDWDIPDPAKMPINEARKIRDIIKAKVLELIKKQLQ